In the genome of Massilia sp. PAMC28688, one region contains:
- the mtgA gene encoding monofunctional biosynthetic peptidoglycan transglycosylase produces the protein MSKAGKGSKSSRGRILTLLVVVPTLIFLLVQIYFLLMVCWYAQFNPRQTNMMREQLAVLQANNPRATLKYTWVPYERISIHLKRAVIASEDANFAEHDGVDWEALQKAYEKNNRRHKVVGGGSTITQQLAKNLFLSGSRSYLRKGQELIIAFMLETVLTKGRILELYLNVVEYGRGVFGAEAAARHYFRISAAQLGAAQSARLAVMLPNPRYYDKHRDTRYLNRRTNLILSRMGASDVP, from the coding sequence ATGAGCAAGGCCGGCAAGGGCAGCAAGTCCAGCCGCGGGCGCATCCTCACCCTGCTGGTGGTGGTGCCAACCTTGATATTCTTGCTGGTGCAGATTTATTTTCTGCTCATGGTGTGCTGGTACGCCCAGTTCAACCCGCGCCAGACCAACATGATGCGCGAGCAGCTCGCGGTGCTGCAGGCGAACAATCCGCGCGCCACCCTCAAGTACACATGGGTGCCGTACGAGCGCATCTCGATCCACCTCAAGCGCGCCGTGATCGCCTCCGAAGATGCCAATTTTGCCGAGCACGACGGGGTGGACTGGGAAGCGCTGCAAAAAGCGTATGAGAAGAACAACCGGCGCCACAAGGTGGTGGGCGGCGGCTCCACCATTACCCAGCAGCTGGCCAAGAACCTGTTCCTGTCCGGCTCGCGCAGCTACCTGCGCAAGGGGCAGGAGCTGATCATCGCGTTCATGCTTGAAACGGTGCTGACCAAGGGGCGCATCCTGGAATTGTATTTGAACGTGGTCGAGTACGGGCGGGGCGTGTTCGGCGCGGAAGCGGCCGCCAGGCACTACTTCCGCATCAGTGCCGCGCAGCTGGGTGCTGCCCAGTCGGCGCGCCTGGCCGTGATGCTGCCCAATCCGCGCTATTACGACAAGCACCGCGATACCCGCTACCTGAACCGTCGCACCAATCTGATTCTCAGCCGCATGGGAGCGTCCGATGTGCCCTGA
- the corA gene encoding magnesium/cobalt transporter CorA translates to MINVFVLQNGRLNQVPIDSRADLENIAPVWVDLTDPTDDERAWVKTIYGVILPGEDEVKDIEASARYYEAENGDLHLRTDFLLEEDDGPSRVVTVAFILARKMLFSVHTDDLPVFRLVRMRARSRPGSIADYMDVLLDLYATDAEYSADALEGIYQHLEDVSRSVLQKEFTDQDAAEALNAIAREEDLNGRIRRNMMDTRRAVSFLMRGRLLNAEQFEEARQILRDIESLDGHTSFLFDKINFLMDATVGFININQNKIIKMFSVASVAFLPPTLIASWYGMNFKLMPELDWSFGYPFALLLMVTSAIAPFWYFRRRGWLR, encoded by the coding sequence ATGATCAACGTATTCGTCTTACAAAATGGCCGTCTCAACCAGGTTCCCATCGACAGCCGGGCGGACCTGGAAAATATCGCCCCGGTCTGGGTGGACCTGACCGACCCGACGGATGACGAGCGGGCGTGGGTCAAGACCATCTACGGCGTGATCTTGCCTGGCGAAGACGAAGTCAAGGATATCGAAGCGTCGGCCCGCTACTACGAAGCGGAAAACGGCGACCTGCATTTGCGCACCGACTTTTTGCTGGAAGAAGATGACGGGCCATCGCGGGTGGTGACGGTGGCGTTCATCCTGGCGCGCAAGATGCTGTTCTCGGTGCACACCGACGACCTGCCCGTGTTCCGGCTGGTGCGCATGCGCGCGCGCTCGCGGCCGGGCTCAATTGCCGACTACATGGACGTGCTGCTTGATTTGTACGCCACGGACGCCGAGTATTCGGCCGACGCCCTGGAAGGCATCTACCAGCACCTGGAAGACGTCAGCCGCAGCGTGCTGCAGAAAGAATTTACTGACCAGGACGCGGCCGAGGCGCTCAATGCGATCGCGCGCGAGGAAGACTTGAACGGGCGGATCCGGCGCAACATGATGGATACGCGGCGCGCGGTGAGTTTTTTGATGCGCGGGCGGCTGCTCAATGCCGAACAGTTTGAAGAAGCGCGCCAGATCCTGCGCGACATCGAATCGCTGGATGGCCACACCTCTTTCCTGTTCGACAAGATCAACTTCCTGATGGATGCCACGGTCGGCTTCATCAACATTAACCAGAACAAGATCATCAAGATGTTCTCGGTGGCCTCGGTCGCCTTCCTGCCGCCGACCCTGATTGCAAGCTGGTACGGCATGAACTTCAAGCTCATGCCCGAGCTGGACTGGAGCTTCGGCTACCCGTTCGCCCTGCTGCTGATGGTCACCTCTGCCATCGCCCCGTTCTGGTACTTCCGCCGCCGCGGCTGGCTGCGATAA
- the hemL gene encoding glutamate-1-semialdehyde 2,1-aminomutase, with the protein MTIPDTSHNDTLFARAQKTTPGGVNSPVRAFKSVGGTPRFITRAEGPYFWDADGKRYIDYIGSWGPAIVGHAHPEVVKAVQEAAARGLSFGAPTEGEILMAEEICRLMPSIEQVRLVSSGTEATMSALRLARGATGRDKIIKFEGCYHGHADSLLVKAGSGLLTFGNPTSAGVPEDFVKHTLVLDYNNVAQLEDAFASMGDTIACVIVEPVAGNMNLIKATPEFLRAMRELCTRHGAVLIFDEVMCGFRVGLGGAQELYDIVPDLTALGKVIGGGMPVAAFGGRAELMQNMAPIGAVYQAGTLSGNPVAVAAGMTTLRLIQEPGFYTRLSAQAAKLAKGLSAAAKEAGITFCADAVGGMFGIYFSEDVPTSYADMMAGDKVRFNAFFHGMLEEGVYFAPAAFEAGFVSAQHDDDVINETVAAARRVFARLA; encoded by the coding sequence ATGACCATCCCAGATACTTCGCACAACGACACGCTGTTCGCGCGCGCCCAGAAAACCACCCCGGGCGGCGTCAATTCGCCGGTGCGCGCCTTCAAATCGGTGGGCGGCACGCCGCGCTTCATCACGCGCGCCGAAGGGCCGTACTTCTGGGATGCCGACGGCAAGCGCTATATTGACTACATCGGCTCGTGGGGCCCGGCCATTGTCGGCCACGCCCATCCGGAAGTGGTCAAGGCGGTGCAGGAAGCAGCGGCCCGGGGGCTCTCGTTCGGCGCGCCGACTGAAGGCGAAATCCTGATGGCCGAAGAAATCTGCCGCCTGATGCCCTCCATCGAACAGGTGCGGCTGGTGTCGTCCGGCACCGAGGCGACCATGAGCGCCCTGCGCCTGGCGCGCGGCGCCACCGGGCGCGACAAGATCATCAAGTTTGAAGGGTGCTACCACGGGCATGCCGATTCACTGCTGGTCAAGGCCGGCAGCGGCCTGCTCACCTTCGGCAACCCGACCTCGGCCGGCGTGCCGGAAGACTTCGTGAAGCACACCCTGGTACTGGACTACAACAATGTCGCCCAGCTGGAGGACGCGTTTGCATCGATGGGCGACACCATTGCCTGCGTCATTGTCGAGCCGGTTGCCGGCAATATGAACCTGATCAAGGCCACGCCGGAATTTTTGCGCGCCATGCGCGAACTGTGCACGCGCCACGGCGCCGTGCTCATTTTCGACGAAGTCATGTGCGGCTTCCGGGTGGGTCTGGGCGGGGCACAGGAACTGTACGACATCGTGCCGGACCTGACGGCGCTGGGCAAAGTCATCGGCGGGGGCATGCCGGTGGCCGCGTTTGGCGGCCGGGCCGAGCTGATGCAGAACATGGCACCGATCGGCGCCGTGTACCAGGCTGGCACGCTGTCGGGCAATCCGGTGGCGGTGGCGGCGGGCATGACGACGCTGCGCCTGATCCAGGAGCCGGGCTTTTACACGCGGCTGTCGGCCCAGGCTGCCAAACTGGCCAAGGGCCTGAGTGCCGCGGCCAAGGAGGCAGGGATCACCTTCTGCGCCGATGCGGTGGGCGGCATGTTCGGCATCTACTTCAGCGAGGACGTGCCGACCAGCTATGCCGACATGATGGCGGGCGACAAGGTCCGCTTCAACGCCTTCTTCCACGGCATGCTCGAGGAAGGCGTGTATTTTGCGCCGGCCGCCTTTGAAGCGGGCTTCGTCTCGGCCCAGCACGATGACGACGTCATCAACGAAACGGTGGCGGCGGCGCGCCGCGTGTTTGCCCGCCTCGCTTAA
- a CDS encoding bifunctional hydroxymethylpyrimidine kinase/phosphomethylpyrimidine kinase, which translates to MQNQTSPLVLTFGVSDPVGATGIQADLAAFGALGCHGLSVTTGLLIADSARVEDSYEIDADWMVDQARLLLEDMAVSAFKVGALTSIEQASAIAEIISDYPEVPLILDPFLSSLPDSGLMDDDMLGAIRQILVPQATIFLLSQVELARMAETWREGGGEQLLEDVAELTGSGCAQVLVTCTGSSGSGPDAVRSNTLYGEEGELARFHWRHLPGPFVGAGSTMSAALAALMAHGLEARDAAERAQEYVASALLHAQRFGMGKLIPNKLFASTFHGTTP; encoded by the coding sequence GTGCAAAACCAAACCTCTCCCCTCGTCCTGACCTTCGGCGTGTCTGATCCGGTCGGCGCGACCGGCATTCAGGCCGACCTTGCCGCCTTTGGCGCGCTCGGCTGCCATGGCCTGTCGGTCACCACCGGCCTGCTCATTGCCGACAGCGCGCGCGTGGAAGACAGCTACGAGATCGATGCCGACTGGATGGTCGACCAGGCCCGCCTGTTGCTGGAAGATATGGCGGTATCGGCATTCAAGGTCGGCGCTTTAACCAGCATCGAGCAAGCCTCCGCCATTGCCGAGATCATTTCCGACTATCCCGAGGTGCCCCTGATCCTCGATCCATTCCTGTCCAGCTTGCCGGACTCGGGGCTCATGGATGACGACATGCTGGGGGCGATTCGCCAAATCCTGGTGCCGCAGGCAACCATCTTTCTGCTCTCGCAAGTGGAACTGGCGCGCATGGCCGAAACCTGGCGCGAGGGCGGGGGCGAGCAGCTGCTCGAGGACGTGGCCGAACTGACCGGCTCGGGCTGTGCCCAGGTGCTGGTCACCTGCACCGGCTCAAGCGGCAGCGGCCCCGATGCGGTACGCTCCAATACACTGTACGGCGAGGAAGGCGAGCTGGCCAGGTTCCACTGGCGCCACCTGCCTGGCCCGTTTGTGGGGGCCGGCAGCACCATGTCGGCGGCGCTGGCCGCGCTCATGGCGCACGGACTGGAGGCGCGCGACGCGGCCGAGCGGGCCCAGGAGTACGTGGCCTCGGCGCTGCTGCACGCCCAGCGCTTCGGCATGGGCAAGCTGATCCCCAACAAATTATTTGCATCCACTTTTCACGGAACCACGCCATGA
- a CDS encoding rubredoxin, which translates to MCLICGWVYEEAAGLPEEGIAPGTRWADVPMNWTCPECGARKEDFEMTVI; encoded by the coding sequence ATGTGCCTGATCTGCGGCTGGGTGTATGAAGAAGCGGCCGGCTTGCCCGAGGAAGGCATCGCCCCGGGCACGCGCTGGGCCGATGTGCCCATGAACTGGACCTGCCCGGAATGCGGGGCGCGCAAGGAAGACTTTGAGATGACAGTTATCTAA
- a CDS encoding response regulator yields the protein MTMTPQPTVLKIMVIDDSSTIRRSAEIFLTQAGYQVVLADDGFDALAKINDHHPALVFCDILMPRLDGYQTCALIKKSAKFHATPVVMLSSKDGLFDRARGAMVGSSAYLTKPFSKDSLLAAVREHTAEAAPK from the coding sequence ATGACAATGACGCCGCAACCGACAGTCTTGAAAATTATGGTGATCGACGATAGCAGCACCATCCGCCGCTCCGCTGAGATTTTTCTCACGCAGGCAGGCTACCAGGTGGTCCTGGCCGATGACGGCTTCGACGCACTGGCCAAGATCAACGACCACCATCCGGCCCTGGTGTTTTGCGACATCCTGATGCCGCGCCTGGATGGCTATCAGACCTGCGCCCTGATCAAGAAGAGTGCGAAGTTCCACGCCACCCCGGTGGTGATGCTCTCTTCCAAGGACGGTTTGTTTGACCGCGCGCGCGGCGCCATGGTCGGTTCCTCGGCCTATCTGACCAAGCCTTTTAGTAAAGACAGCCTGCTCGCTGCCGTGCGCGAGCACACAGCTGAAGCAGCACCCAAATAA
- a CDS encoding response regulator — MAITKILIVDDSPTERYYLTDILVKNGFTVTTAENGEEAFTKIKAEKPHLILMDVVMPGANGFQVTRAIAKDPELADVPIIICSSKNQETDRVWGLRQGARDYLVKPVDPELLLAKIAALNV, encoded by the coding sequence GTGGCCATTACCAAAATCCTGATCGTCGACGACTCCCCTACCGAGCGTTACTACCTGACCGACATCCTGGTCAAGAACGGCTTTACCGTCACCACCGCCGAAAATGGCGAAGAAGCGTTTACGAAAATCAAGGCTGAAAAGCCGCACCTGATCCTGATGGATGTGGTCATGCCGGGCGCCAATGGCTTCCAGGTGACGCGCGCCATTGCCAAGGATCCGGAACTGGCGGACGTGCCCATCATCATTTGCAGCAGCAAGAACCAGGAAACGGACCGCGTCTGGGGCCTGCGCCAGGGCGCGCGCGACTACCTGGTCAAGCCGGTCGATCCTGAACTGCTGCTGGCGAAAATCGCCGCCCTGAACGTCTGA
- a CDS encoding chemotaxis protein CheW, giving the protein MTAPETPVQSEGANRRTRLRQYQVQLLERMQAARNNAGARVNQLGVMIGQERFLLDLTQVGEIVPVPAMTEVPLTQPWYLGLANVRGNLISVIDLARYYQQSDTAIGSDSRIITFASGLGFNCGLVVARVYGLRHAGSMETSGDRLRDADANEWTPLDLAALVSDTRFLHIGF; this is encoded by the coding sequence ATGACTGCGCCAGAGACGCCCGTTCAGTCCGAAGGGGCTAACCGTCGGACCCGTTTGCGCCAGTACCAGGTGCAGCTGCTCGAACGCATGCAGGCGGCGCGCAACAACGCCGGCGCCCGCGTCAACCAGCTTGGCGTGATGATCGGCCAGGAGCGCTTCCTGCTCGACCTGACCCAGGTCGGCGAGATCGTGCCGGTGCCTGCCATGACGGAGGTGCCCCTGACCCAGCCCTGGTATCTCGGGCTGGCCAATGTGCGCGGCAACTTGATCAGTGTCATCGATCTGGCGCGCTATTACCAGCAGTCCGATACCGCCATCGGTTCGGACAGCCGGATCATTACGTTTGCCTCGGGCCTCGGTTTCAACTGCGGCCTGGTGGTAGCGCGCGTGTATGGCCTGCGTCACGCAGGCAGCATGGAAACTTCAGGCGACCGGCTGCGCGATGCCGACGCCAACGAATGGACGCCGCTCGACCTGGCTGCGCTCGTTAGCGACACAAGGTTTTTGCACATCGGATTTTAA
- a CDS encoding methyl-accepting chemotaxis protein: protein MGTTPKGGDDNVGVLAAPDTEFGPELSGEQPSPVMEEAAASHAEADPVAAGGDAAPASGTSRFGFGRAAPQDSPAADAPVVADDSNDLVLPFIGHLSLPRQLRILFYTFGASVVVTVAALWANAADSATSSDQTQIASDALMHSQRIGKAAPNAIQGNAEAFAQLEESRKMLNADLALLTKGGVFAGATIPSAPSSMKKMLAEASTKWKSSDNAANTIISTKAELIGFEKTLRQLDTLSPELLAMTEEFLNQKVQKGATPRELAAIGRLTMLTQRLSRSASEFLTSGGIRAETAFQLGLDTTTFRTTIQGFLNGNETMQLSAVRDAEQRALLVEINNRFDTYHKLVSGVLANLPKFTAAKGAELSIFYENEEVKKLLTKVQSTFREQQDSASIWFYLMVAAAAFTALIAFFIGKIMLQDSRTRARAAEVRRQEADAMRQLAQAKEEEAKATNDQNQAAILRLMNELQEVADGDLTVHATVSEDITGAIADSVNYTVEELRGLVERVTNTAEQVTSASSNAQAISSDLLVATEQQSREIQDASETVLKMASEITDVSKSANESADVARQSVAAAHQGSTAVENAIKGMHEIREQIQETSKRIKRLGESSQEIGEITELISDITEQTNVLALNAAIQAASAGEAGRGFSVVAEEVQRLAERSAGAAKQIGALVRTIQTDTHDAVAAMEKSTQGVVEGAKLSDAAGAALSDISRVSNRLAELIQGISFATELQATSANGVAHNIQHILSVTESTQDGTQQTANSIRQLSVLAQELKNSVSRFRVVA, encoded by the coding sequence ATGGGGACGACCCCTAAGGGCGGTGACGACAACGTGGGCGTGCTGGCTGCCCCGGACACCGAATTTGGACCGGAACTGAGCGGCGAGCAGCCCTCGCCCGTCATGGAAGAGGCAGCCGCCTCGCACGCCGAGGCCGACCCGGTCGCCGCCGGCGGCGATGCGGCGCCGGCGAGCGGCACCAGCCGCTTTGGCTTTGGCCGCGCCGCCCCGCAGGACAGCCCGGCGGCCGACGCCCCGGTCGTCGCTGACGACAGCAACGATCTGGTGCTGCCGTTCATCGGCCACCTGTCGCTGCCGCGCCAGCTGCGCATCCTGTTCTACACCTTCGGCGCCAGCGTCGTGGTGACGGTGGCCGCCCTGTGGGCCAACGCCGCCGACAGCGCCACCTCGTCCGACCAGACCCAGATTGCATCGGACGCGCTGATGCACTCGCAGCGTATCGGTAAGGCGGCGCCGAATGCGATTCAGGGTAACGCCGAAGCGTTTGCCCAGCTCGAAGAGTCGCGCAAGATGCTCAACGCCGACCTGGCCCTGTTGACCAAGGGCGGCGTGTTTGCCGGCGCCACCATTCCAAGCGCGCCGTCGAGCATGAAGAAGATGCTGGCCGAGGCGAGCACCAAGTGGAAGAGCTCGGACAATGCCGCCAACACCATTATCAGCACCAAGGCTGAACTGATCGGCTTTGAAAAGACCCTGCGCCAGCTCGATACGCTGTCGCCGGAACTGCTGGCCATGACGGAAGAATTCCTCAACCAGAAAGTGCAAAAGGGCGCCACGCCGCGCGAGCTGGCCGCCATCGGCCGCCTGACCATGCTGACCCAGCGCCTGTCGCGCAGCGCCAGTGAATTTCTGACCTCCGGTGGTATCCGCGCCGAGACCGCATTCCAGCTGGGCCTGGACACCACCACCTTCCGTACCACCATCCAGGGCTTCCTGAACGGTAACGAGACGATGCAGCTCAGCGCCGTGCGCGACGCCGAGCAGCGCGCCTTGCTGGTTGAAATTAACAACCGCTTCGACACTTACCACAAGCTGGTATCGGGCGTGCTGGCCAACCTGCCGAAATTTACGGCGGCAAAGGGCGCTGAACTGTCGATCTTTTACGAGAACGAGGAAGTCAAGAAGCTGCTCACCAAGGTTCAGTCGACGTTCCGCGAACAGCAGGACTCGGCCAGTATCTGGTTCTACCTGATGGTTGCCGCCGCTGCCTTTACCGCGCTGATCGCCTTCTTCATCGGTAAGATCATGCTGCAAGACTCCCGTACCCGTGCCCGCGCTGCTGAAGTTCGCCGCCAGGAAGCAGATGCGATGCGCCAGCTGGCGCAGGCCAAGGAAGAGGAAGCGAAAGCCACCAACGACCAGAACCAGGCCGCTATTTTGCGCCTGATGAACGAACTGCAGGAAGTGGCGGACGGTGACTTGACGGTGCACGCAACGGTGTCCGAAGACATCACCGGCGCGATCGCCGACTCGGTGAACTACACGGTGGAAGAGCTGCGCGGCCTGGTGGAGCGCGTGACCAACACGGCCGAGCAGGTGACGTCGGCATCGTCCAACGCACAGGCCATTTCCAGCGACCTGCTGGTGGCAACCGAACAGCAGTCGCGTGAAATCCAGGATGCGTCTGAGACGGTTCTGAAGATGGCCAGCGAAATTACCGATGTATCGAAGTCGGCCAACGAATCAGCAGACGTGGCACGCCAGTCGGTGGCGGCGGCGCACCAGGGTTCGACCGCGGTGGAAAACGCGATCAAGGGCATGCACGAAATTCGTGAGCAGATTCAGGAAACGTCCAAGCGCATCAAGCGCCTGGGTGAATCGTCCCAGGAGATTGGCGAGATCACCGAGCTGATTTCGGACATTACCGAGCAGACCAACGTACTGGCACTGAACGCTGCTATTCAGGCAGCATCGGCCGGTGAAGCAGGCCGCGGCTTCTCCGTGGTTGCGGAAGAGGTGCAGCGCCTGGCGGAACGTTCAGCCGGCGCGGCAAAGCAGATCGGTGCACTGGTGCGTACCATTCAGACCGACACCCACGACGCGGTGGCCGCTATGGAAAAGTCCACGCAGGGTGTGGTTGAGGGTGCAAAACTGTCTGACGCGGCAGGTGCCGCACTGTCCGACATTTCGCGCGTATCGAACCGCCTGGCGGAACTGATTCAGGGCATTTCGTTTGCAACGGAGCTGCAGGCAACGTCGGCTAACGGCGTGGCCCACAACATTCAGCACATTCTGTCGGTTACCGAAAGCACCCAGGACGGCACGCAGCAAACCGCGAATTCGATTCGCCAGCTGTCGGTCCTGGCCCAGGAACTGAAGAACTCCGTGTCGCGATTCCGCGTAGTGGCATAA